In Bdellovibrio sp. GT3, one genomic interval encodes:
- the hutI gene encoding imidazolonepropionase: MVLIRDISTLLTMAGAASKEGRRVTEADLGISQKQAILIDKGVIQWIGASGKVPKQYTKSKIKEISAKGLTVLPGLIECHTHLIYAGNRAAEFEMRNQGVSYQEIAAKGGGILSTMKNTRQSSVAELVRTGQERMDHFVSQGVTTVEIKSGYALNLKDEMKVLQSVQKLEGARTVATFLGAHALPPEFKTYESYLQHLGDVVLPQVKKKKLASRVDVFIEKGFFPLEESEKYLRKAQELGFDILIHADQMTLSGGADLAVKLGALSGDHLLQITQKEIKNLANSNVTCVMLPAADLYTKTNYPKAKELIEAGARVALATDFNPGTSPTQDLNLVGLLARLEMKMTLPQVIGAYTVGAAHALNMQNEVGSLEVGKSADILCIDQSWDCLFYSVGERPQKMVFSRGKKIYDSLK; the protein is encoded by the coding sequence ATGGTTTTAATTCGTGATATTTCCACTCTATTGACAATGGCGGGGGCGGCATCCAAAGAAGGGCGTCGTGTGACGGAAGCTGATTTGGGGATTTCCCAAAAGCAGGCGATCTTAATCGACAAAGGCGTCATTCAATGGATCGGGGCTTCAGGCAAAGTTCCAAAACAATACACGAAATCTAAAATCAAAGAAATCAGCGCCAAAGGTTTGACCGTGTTGCCGGGTTTGATCGAGTGTCATACGCATTTGATTTATGCTGGTAATCGCGCGGCTGAATTTGAAATGCGCAATCAGGGAGTTTCTTATCAGGAGATCGCTGCTAAGGGTGGCGGTATTTTGTCGACGATGAAAAATACTCGTCAATCTTCTGTCGCAGAACTTGTTCGTACGGGACAAGAGCGCATGGATCACTTTGTTTCTCAAGGTGTGACGACGGTTGAAATTAAATCTGGTTATGCTCTTAATTTAAAAGACGAGATGAAGGTTTTGCAAAGCGTGCAAAAGCTTGAGGGCGCTCGCACAGTTGCGACGTTCTTGGGGGCCCATGCTCTGCCACCTGAATTTAAAACTTACGAATCCTATCTTCAACATTTGGGCGATGTGGTTTTGCCACAGGTTAAGAAGAAGAAACTCGCTTCACGTGTTGATGTGTTCATCGAAAAAGGATTTTTTCCCTTGGAGGAGTCCGAAAAATATCTGCGTAAAGCGCAGGAACTTGGTTTTGATATCTTAATCCATGCAGATCAAATGACATTGTCGGGTGGGGCGGATTTAGCGGTGAAGCTGGGCGCTTTGTCAGGTGACCATCTTTTGCAGATCACTCAAAAAGAAATCAAAAACTTGGCGAATTCCAATGTCACTTGTGTGATGTTGCCAGCCGCTGACCTTTATACAAAAACAAATTATCCAAAAGCCAAAGAACTGATCGAAGCCGGCGCTCGCGTGGCCCTTGCGACGGATTTCAATCCAGGCACTTCTCCCACACAGGATTTGAATTTGGTGGGCTTGCTGGCACGTCTGGAAATGAAGATGACTTTGCCACAGGTGATCGGTGCCTACACAGTGGGTGCGGCTCATGCATTGAATATGCAAAACGAAGTGGGTTCGTTGGAAGTTGGCAAGTCTGCTGATATTTTGTGCATTGACCAGAGCTGGGATTGTTTATTCTATAGTGTCGGTGAACGACCTCAAAAGATGGTTTTCTCTCGAGGGAAGAAGATCTATGACAGTCTTAAATAA
- a CDS encoding lysophospholipid acyltransferase family protein, translating into MKNFLQKPNEKIFGLKNLDKDTLIFRVLPRFLLEILRKYFRMEILGAENIPRRGSVVIAPNHSGFSGFDAFLLGHIVQEEGKRVPRVLTHHFWFLTETTAIPAHKMGFTEATYENGVNALKKGNAIVLFPEGEAGNFKPTTKRYQLQEFKRGFVRMALETGSPIVPVVILGAEETHINLKKLKFTKFLKGSVIPLPLNILPLPAKWRIRFLEPIHLPYKPSAVDDAELVHEIAQDIQEKMQAAIEEEISHRGNPFL; encoded by the coding sequence ATGAAGAATTTCCTGCAGAAACCCAACGAAAAAATTTTCGGTTTGAAGAACCTCGACAAGGACACATTGATCTTTCGAGTCTTGCCGCGTTTTCTGTTGGAAATCCTTCGCAAGTATTTCCGCATGGAGATTCTGGGAGCTGAAAACATCCCCCGCCGTGGCTCCGTCGTCATTGCTCCCAATCATTCTGGTTTTTCAGGTTTTGATGCATTTTTGCTGGGCCACATCGTTCAGGAAGAAGGCAAGCGCGTGCCTCGCGTGCTTACCCATCATTTTTGGTTCCTGACGGAAACCACCGCAATTCCGGCCCACAAAATGGGCTTTACCGAAGCGACTTACGAAAATGGTGTGAATGCGCTTAAAAAAGGAAATGCCATCGTCCTTTTCCCAGAAGGTGAAGCGGGAAACTTCAAGCCCACGACGAAACGCTACCAATTGCAGGAGTTCAAACGCGGTTTCGTGCGCATGGCACTGGAAACCGGATCCCCGATCGTGCCTGTGGTGATTTTGGGAGCAGAGGAAACTCACATCAATTTGAAGAAGTTGAAATTTACGAAGTTCCTGAAAGGATCAGTTATACCACTGCCTTTGAATATTTTGCCGCTGCCGGCAAAGTGGCGCATTCGTTTCTTGGAGCCCATTCATTTGCCTTATAAACCCAGCGCCGTCGATGACGCCGAGCTGGTGCATGAAATCGCCCAGGATATTCAGGAAAAAATGCAAGCCGCCATCGAGGAAGAGATCAGCCACCGAGGCAACCCGTTCCTTTAG
- a CDS encoding sugar O-acetyltransferase, translating into MEKTQKEKMLAGELYMADTALQAEQVLAQQEVMEYNQSSPADSELRSSLLSRIFGSVGERVVVRPPIQVDYGFNISVGSRTFINFNAVFLDCNKITIGEDCQIAPGVQFYTATHPLDAKTRKSGLESALPITIGNNVWLGGGAIICPGITIGDNTVVGAGSVVTKNLPANVLAVGNPAKIIRQLD; encoded by the coding sequence ATGGAAAAAACGCAGAAAGAAAAAATGTTGGCGGGTGAGTTGTACATGGCGGATACAGCCCTTCAGGCAGAGCAAGTATTGGCTCAGCAGGAAGTCATGGAATACAACCAATCCAGCCCTGCAGATTCAGAACTTCGCAGCAGTCTATTAAGTCGAATTTTTGGAAGTGTCGGGGAGCGGGTGGTGGTTCGTCCTCCGATTCAAGTTGATTACGGGTTCAATATTTCCGTCGGTTCACGCACTTTTATCAATTTCAATGCGGTATTTTTAGACTGCAACAAAATCACCATCGGCGAGGACTGTCAGATTGCTCCTGGAGTGCAGTTTTATACGGCCACTCATCCACTAGACGCAAAAACCCGTAAAAGCGGTCTTGAGTCAGCGTTACCAATTACGATTGGTAACAACGTTTGGTTAGGCGGAGGCGCCATCATCTGTCCCGGCATCACAATCGGTGATAACACGGTTGTTGGAGCTGGTTCCGTTGTGACGAAAAACCTTCCAGCTAACGTTTTGGCCGTCGGGAATCCTGCAAAAATAATTAGACAACTGGATTAG
- the glpK gene encoding glycerol kinase GlpK, with product MTSSFIMAIDQGTTSSRVCIINQAGGLVSEARETFKQIFPEPGWVEHDPEDIWYTTQRSMRMAIEKAKIKASDIKAIGITNQRETVMVWDKKNGKAVYNAIVWQCRRTKSQCEKLKKAKKEKMITAKTGLVLDPYFSATKIQWILKNVKGAKERARSGDLLAGTVDTYLLFRLTQGQSHKTDVSNASRTMLMNIHTGWWDEDLTKLFGVPEAMLPEICPSNADFGVTRGLGFMPDGVPICGILGDQQSALFGQACYDLGDSKCTFGTGSFLLLNTGKKAVKSKNRLLTTVAWKLKDGDMTYALEGGAFVCGAAVQWLRDGLGLFQQSSEIEALAKTVNTTDGVEFVPALTGLGAPHWKPDARGVICGLTRGSTKAHIARATLEAMALQNVDILVTMEKDLGKKLKSVRVDGGAAANDLLMQMQADYTGVNVIRPKNLETTALGAAFMAGLGCGLWKNMAEIRKIWATDKEFKVKMALKDRKARHVRWQEALSRV from the coding sequence ATGACTTCTAGTTTTATCATGGCCATCGACCAAGGGACAACCAGCTCCAGAGTCTGTATTATCAATCAAGCCGGAGGTCTTGTCTCCGAAGCGCGTGAAACTTTTAAGCAGATTTTTCCGGAGCCAGGATGGGTGGAGCACGATCCTGAGGACATTTGGTACACGACGCAAAGATCAATGCGAATGGCGATCGAAAAAGCGAAAATCAAAGCATCAGATATCAAAGCGATCGGTATCACCAATCAGCGTGAAACCGTGATGGTTTGGGATAAGAAAAATGGCAAAGCCGTTTACAATGCCATCGTTTGGCAGTGTCGTCGCACGAAATCACAATGTGAAAAACTGAAGAAGGCGAAAAAAGAGAAGATGATCACCGCGAAAACCGGTCTGGTCTTGGATCCGTATTTTTCAGCAACCAAAATTCAGTGGATTTTGAAAAACGTAAAAGGCGCCAAAGAACGCGCACGTAGCGGGGATCTGTTGGCGGGGACGGTGGATACCTATTTGCTGTTCCGCTTGACCCAGGGTCAATCGCATAAAACAGATGTCAGCAATGCTTCGCGAACGATGTTGATGAATATTCACACCGGCTGGTGGGATGAGGATTTGACGAAACTATTCGGAGTGCCTGAAGCCATGCTTCCGGAGATTTGTCCTTCCAACGCGGACTTCGGTGTTACGCGCGGACTGGGATTTATGCCGGATGGAGTTCCTATTTGCGGCATCCTGGGCGATCAGCAATCCGCATTGTTTGGGCAGGCCTGTTATGACCTGGGTGATTCCAAATGTACTTTCGGCACCGGCAGTTTTCTATTGCTAAACACCGGCAAGAAAGCGGTGAAATCAAAGAACCGTCTTCTGACCACGGTCGCGTGGAAGTTGAAAGATGGTGATATGACCTATGCCCTCGAGGGCGGAGCATTCGTTTGCGGAGCTGCGGTTCAGTGGCTGCGTGACGGCTTGGGCTTGTTTCAGCAGTCCTCAGAGATCGAAGCCCTTGCCAAAACAGTCAACACCACGGATGGGGTGGAGTTTGTTCCGGCATTGACGGGATTGGGTGCACCTCATTGGAAGCCGGATGCCCGGGGAGTCATCTGTGGACTTACCCGTGGTTCCACCAAGGCACATATTGCGCGCGCCACTTTAGAGGCGATGGCTTTGCAAAACGTGGATATTCTGGTCACGATGGAAAAAGATCTGGGTAAGAAATTAAAATCCGTTCGCGTGGACGGTGGTGCGGCCGCCAACGATCTTTTGATGCAGATGCAGGCCGACTATACCGGGGTTAACGTCATTCGTCCTAAAAATTTGGAAACGACAGCTTTGGGGGCGGCATTTATGGCCGGACTGGGGTGTGGTTTGTGGAAAAATATGGCTGAAATCAGAAAAATTTGGGCGACGGACAAGGAATTTAAAGTCAAAATGGCATTGAAGGACCGCAAAGCACGACATGTGCGTTGGCAGGAAGCTTTGAGCAGAGTGTAA